A genome region from Anopheles stephensi strain Indian chromosome 2, UCI_ANSTEP_V1.0, whole genome shotgun sequence includes the following:
- the LOC118505128 gene encoding eIF-2-alpha kinase activator GCN1-like — translation MADAELAKALKDLPNRVLNVPVEERPELFQNVIAVLPNPGINATIVRGICKVIGTTLTKYKDPESQTLVKELLVVVLKQHPDLTYEHFNAVLKALLTKDLAGAPPIKAAQASALALGWANLIAQHADHGTAVGRKEFPKLLEIQAGLYQLSLTSGIQKISDKAYSFVREFFASEDGLAQRYFDKLLALEPSSGVIVMLCTIVRYLQQEHGSVELLDQHKAKLLDHLVKGLITVKTKPHASDIVACSVLLKAITKDELRTIVVPALQRSMLRSAEVILRAVGAIVNEIELDVSDYALDLGKPLVQNLASKEETVRQEAVESLKQVALKCAAPGAIETLLKEVFAVLNGSGGKITVAELRINLLQGAGNLSFNKIPPQKIQTILPAACDHFSKVIEAEIQEKVVCHALEMFALWTVYHRGEIPTKIVQLFKKGLDAKAQTIRTSYLQWFLSCLHDGKLPNGVDFTSTLSKIVERAAQSPAQTPVVSEGVGAACILLLTNPSVNEKLKDFWNIVLDTSKSPFLNERFLSTTNAETRCYVMVICEQLLTKHRHELKGNSSVDPLIRAAIVCVMSSQAKVRRYCLPLLAKIVNGEEGVSLAKCLLAELTRYVESTKLLNEGDPAEEGVAPPQALIDAVNTTCGVEQIANPDAQSLALSALLCSHHPAAASVRGDLWESILERYGLQGKQFIALNTAQIEETFFSGYKATAMYENTLATLSRISPELILSVLVKNVTDQLNNSRMSNVTDEEYFTYLTPEGELYDKSVIPSTDEQIQTAHLKRENKAYSYKEQLEELQLRRELEEKRRKEGKWKPPQLTPKQKEVIDKQREKENAIKARLQALHDTITTLISQIEGAAKGTPKQLPLFFPALLPSILRVFASPLAAPAMVKLYYRLKDICFGEDRAELAKDIAIATIRMSKPHCDLEESWCTANLVELVSDILVALYDETIDMYNVHREEEGSKRYLLDAPAFSYTFEFLKRALVLPEAKKDESLIINGVQIIAYHAQLKGDTVDGKDLGDVYHPAYMPRLEMIRLLLRLTQQHRGRVQTQSVAALLDVAESCSGREYTTRAEQREIDALLVALQEELDAVRDVALRALAIMIDVLPSIADDYEFGLRLTRRLWVAKHDLSPDIKLLATGIWQDGGYEVPIVMADELMKDVIHPELCVQKAAAAALVSILAEDSSTIEGVVEQLLEIYREKVVMIPAKLDQFDREVEPAIDPWGPRRGVAIALGSISPFLTPELVKSVIQFMVRSGLRDRQEIVHKEMLAASLAIVDHHGKDSVTYLLPTFEYFLDKAPSKGAYDNIRQAVVILMGSLARHLDREDERIQPIIDRLLAALETPSQQVQEAVANCIPHLIPAVKDKAPEIVKKLLQQLVKSEKYGVRRGAAYGIAGVVKGLGILSLKQLDIMSKLTHNIQDKKNWKSREGALFAFEMLCSTLGRLFEPYIVHVLPHLLQCFGDSSVYVRQAADECAKTVMAKLSAHGVKLVLPSLLNALDEDSWRTKTASVELLGSMAFCAPKQLSSCLPSIVPKLMEVLGDSHIKVQEAGANALRVIGSVIKNPEIQAIVPVLLTALEDPSSKTSACLQSLLETKFVHFIDAPSLALIMPVVQRAFMDRSTETRKMAAQIIGNMYSLTDQKDLTPYLPNIIPGLKTSLLDPVPEVRGVSARALGAMVRGMGESSFEDLLPWLMQTLTSESSSVDRSGAAQGLSEVVGGLGVEKLHKLMPEIIATAERTDIAPHVKDGYIMMFIYMPSAFPNDFTPYIGQIINPILKALADENEYVRDTALKAGQRIVNLYAESAITLLLPELEKGLFDDNWRIRYSSVQLLGDLLYKISGVSGKMTTQTASEDDNFGTEQSHKAIIRSLGADRRNRVLAGLYMGRSDVSLMVRQAALHVWKVVVTNTPRTLREILPTLFSLLLGCLASTSYDKRQVAARTLGDLVRKLGERVLPEIIPILERGLSSDQADQRQGVCIGLSEIMASTSRDMVLTFVNSLVPTVRKALADPLPEVRHAAAKTFDSLHTTVGARALEDILPSMLESLADPDPDVAEWTLDGLRQVMAIKSRVVLPYLIPQLTAKPVNTKALSILASVAGEALTKYLPKILPALLAALAAAQGTPEEVQELEYCQAVILSVGDEVGIRTIMDTVMDSTKSEIPETRRAAATLLCAFCTHSPGDYSQYVPQLLRGLLWLLADGDREVLQRSWDALNAVTKTLDSAQQIAHVTDVRQAVKFASSDLPKGGELPGFCLPKGITPLLPVFREAILNGLPEEKENAAQGLGEVIKLTSPASLQPSVVHITGPLIRILGDRFNAGVKAAVLETLAILLHKVGIMLKQFLPQLQTTFLKALHDPSRTVRIKAGHALAELIVIHTRPDPLFVEMHNGIKNADDSAVRETMLQALRGIVTPAGDKMTEPLRKQIYTTLAGMLSHPEDVSRAAAAGCFGALCRWLTAEQVDDALASHMLNEDYGEDATLRHGRTAALFVALKEHPSGIVTAKYEPKICKIITGALVSDKIPVAMNGVRAGGYLLQYGMTDGAAKLSTTVIAPFVKSMNHSSNEVKQLLAKTCTYLARVVPAERIAPEYLKLAIPMLVNGTKEKNGYVRSNSEIALVHVLRLRDGEEFHQRCITLLEPGARESLSEVVSKVLRKVALQAVGKEEELDDTILT, via the exons ATGGCTGATGCAGAG CTTGCTAAGGCCCTGAAAGACTTGCCGAACCGAGTGCTGAATGTGCCCGTCGAGGAGCGGCCGGAACTGTTCCAAAATGTGATTGCGGTGCTGCCAAATCCCG GTATTAACGCCACCATCGTGCGGGGCATATGCAAAGTGATCGGAACTACACTCACCAAATACAAGGATCCCGAATCGCAAACGCTCGTGAAagagctgctggtggtggtgctaaAGCAACATCCCGACCTAACGTACGAACACTTCAATGCCGTGCTGAAGGCACTGCTTACGAAGGATCTTGCCGGTGCGCCTCCGATCAAAGCAGCCCAAGCGTCCGCCCTTGCGCTGGGATGGGCTAATCTGATAGCTCAGCATGCGGACCACGGGACGGCGGTGGGGAGGAAGGAGTTTCCCAAGCTGCTCGAAATCCAAGCCGGTCTCTACCAGCTGTCCCTGACGTCGGGCATACAGAAGATATCGGACAAAGCGTACAGCTTCGTGCGGGAGTTCTTTGCGAGCGAGGACGGTCTGGCCCAGCGGTACTTCGACAAGCTGCTAGCGCTGGAACCGTCCAGCGGGGTGATAGTGATGCTCTGTACAATTGTTAGGTATTTGCAGCAGGAGCACGGCTCGGTGGAGCTGCTCGACCAGCACAAAGCCAAGCTGCTCGATCACCTGGTGAAGGGATTGATAACGGTGAAGACAAAGCCGCATGCGAGCGATATCGTCGCCTGCTCGGTACTGTTGAAAGCCATCACGAAGGACGAACTGCGTACGATCGTGGTGCCGGCACTGCAACGGTCGATGCTACGCTCGGCCGAAGTCATTCTGCGTGCCGTTGGTGCAATAGTGAACGAAATCGAGCTGGACGTGAGCGATTACGCGCTGGATCTGGGCAAACCGTTGGTGCAGAATTTGGCCTCCAAGGAGGAAACGGTGCGCCAGGAAGCGGTGGAATCGTTGAAACAGGTCGCGCTCAAGTGTGCCGCCCCTGGTGCGATCGAAACATTGCTCAAGGAGGTGTTTGCCGTGCTGAATGGGTCCGGCGGAAAGATAACTGTGGCGGAATTAAGGATAAATCTCCTGCAG GGTGCCGGCAATTTGAGTTTCAACAAAATTCCACCACAAAAGATTCAAACCATTCTGCCCGCCGCGTGTGATCACTTTTCGAAGGTGATCGAGGCAGAAATACAGGAAAAAGTCGTTTGCCATGCGCTGGAAATGTTCGCCCTGTGGACGGTTTATCACCGTGGAGAGATACCGACCAAAATTGTGCAACTGTTCAAGAAGGGGCTGGACGCGAAAGCTCAAACCATTCGCACGAGCTATCTGCAATGGTTTCTGTCCTGTCTGCACGACGGAAAGCTGCCCAATGGGGTCGATTTCACCAGCACGCTTTCGAAGATTGTCGAGCGAGCGGCGCAAAGTCCGGCGCAGACGCCCGTCGTCTCGGAAGGTGTCGGGGCTGCCTGCATTCTACTGCTGACGAATCCCAGCGTCAACGAAAAGCTAAAAGACTTCTGGAACATCGTGCTCGACACGAGCAAGTCACCGTTCCTGAACGAACGGTTCCTCTCGACGACCAACGCCGAAACGCGCTGCTATGTGATGGTCATCTGTGAGCAGCTGCTCACCAAGCACCGGCATGAGCTGAAGGGGAACAGTTCCGTGGACCCGTTGATCCGTGCCGCTATCGTCTGTGTAATGTCCTCGCAGGCAAAGGTTCGTCGCTACTGTCTACCGCTGCTGGCAAAGATCGTCAACGGCGAGGAGGGAGTATCGCTGGCCAAATGCTTACTAGCTGAACTGACCCGTTACGTGGAAAGCACCAAGCTCCTCAACGAAGGGGACCCGGCTGAAGAGGGTGTAGCGCCACCGCAAGCACTGATCGATGCCGTTAACACGACCTGCGGCGTAGAGCAGATCGCTAACCCGGACGCACAATCGTTGGCACTTAGTGCACTGCTATGTTCCCACCATCCGGCGGCCGCCTCGGTACGCGGTGACCTGTGGGAAAGCATACTGGAGCGTTACGGGCTGCAGGGAAAGCAGTTTATCGCGCTGAACACGGCTCAAATCGAGGAGACGTTCTTCAGCGGTTACAAGGCAACGGCCATGTACGAGAATACGCTCGCGACACTGTCACGCATCAGTCCGGAGCTGATTCTTTCCGTGCTGGTGAAGAATGTGACGGATCAGCTGAACAATTCGCGCATGTCGAACGTGACGGACGAGGAGTACTTTACGTATCTGACACCGGAGGGCGAGCTGTACGACAAGAGCGTGATACCGAGTACGGACGAGCAGATACAGACGGCTCATCTGAAGCGTGAGAATAAAGCGTACAG CTACAAAGAACAGCTGGAAGAGCTGCAACTCCGCCGCGAGCTGGAAGAGAAACGCCGCAAAGAGGGCAAATGGAAACCGCCGCAGCTGACACCGAAGCAGAAGGAGGTGATCGACAAGCAGCGCGAAAAGGAGAACGCCATCAAGGCACGGCTGCAGGCACTGCACGACACCATCACGACGCTCATCTCGCAGATCGAGGGCGCGGCCAAAGGTACGCCGAAACAGTTGCCCCTCTTTTTCCCCGCCCTGCTGCCGTCGATACTGCGCGTCTTTGCCTCTCCGCTCGCCGCACCGGCGATGGTGAAACTGTACTACCGCCTCAAGGACATCTGTTTCGGGGAGGATCGGGCGGAGCTGGCGAAGGACATCGCAATCGCTACGATTCGCATGAGCAAACCGCACTGCGATCTGGAGGAAAGCTGGTGCACGGCCAACCTGGTAGAGCTGGTGAGCGACATACTGGTGGCACTGTACGACGAAACGATCGATATGTACAACGTGCATCGGGAGGAGGAGGGCAGCAAGCGCTACCTGCTCGACGCGCCAGCCTTCAGCTACACGTTCGAGTTTCTCAAGCGAGCGCTCGTACTGCCCGAAGCGAAGAAGGACGAAAGTTTGATCATTAATGGCGTGCAGATCATTGCGTACCATGCACAGCTCAAGGGCGATACGGTGGACGGGAAGGACCTGGGAGACGTGTATCATCCGGCGTACATGCCACGGCTGGAGATGATTCGGTTGCTGTTGCGACTAACCCAACAGCATAGAGGACGGGTACAAACGCAATCCGTCGCCGCACTGCTCGATGTGGCGGAAAGCTGTTCCGGGCGCGAGTACACCACCCGAGCCGAGCAGCGTGAGATCGACGCGCTGCTGGTGGCGTTGCAGGAAGAGCTGGACGCGGTACGGGATGTGGCGCTGCGTGCCCTGGCCATCATGATCGACGTGCTGCCCTCGATTGCGGACGATTACGAGTTTGGTTTGCGGTTGACGCGCCGCCTGTGGGTGGCGAAGCACGATCTTTCGCCCGACATTAAGCTGCTGGCGACCGGCATCTGGCAGGACGGCGGGTACGAGGTGCCGATCGTGATGGCGGACGAGCTGATGAAGGACGTCATCCATCCGGAGCTGTGCGTGCAGAAGGCAGCGGCGGCCGCGCTTGTGTCGATTCTTGCCGAGGATTCGTCCACCATCGAGGGCGTCGTCGAGCAGCTGCTCGAAATCTATCGCGAGAAGGTGGTAATGATACCGGCCAAGCTCGATCagttcgatcgtgaagttgaACCGGCGATCGATCCGTGGGGTCCGCGGCGTGGTGTCGCCATTGCGCTCGGCAGCATCTCGCCCTTCCTTACGCCCGAGCTGGTGAAGAGCGTGATCCAGTTTATGGTGCGGTCGGGGTTGCGCGATCGGCAGGAGATCGTGCACAAGGAGATGCTGGCGGCGTCGCTCGCGATCGTTGACCATCACGGGAAGGATAGCGTCACCTATCTGTTGCCCACGTTCGAGTACTTCCTCGACAAGGCACCGAGCAAGGGTGCGTACGATAACATTCGCCAGGCGGTGGTCATTCTGATGGGTTCGCTCGCGCGCCATCTGGACCGTGAGGATGAGCGTATCCAGCCGATCATCGACCGACTGCTGGCAGCGCTCGAAACACCCTCCCAGCAGGTGCAGGAAGCGGTGGCAAACTGCATTCCACACTTGATTCCCGCCGTCAAGGACAAAGCGCCCGAGATCGTGAAGAAGCTGCTCCAGCAGCTGGTCAAGTCGGAGAAGTACGGTGTTCGTCGGGGAGCCGCGTACGGCATTGCCGGTGTGGTGAAGGGATTGGGCATCCTTTCGCTGAAGCAGCTGGACATTATGTCGAAGCTAACGCACAACATCCAGGACAAGAAGAACTGGAAGTCGCGCGAGGGAGCGCTGTTTGCGTTCGAGATGCTGTGCAGCACACTGGGGCGCCTGTTCGAACCGTACATCGTGCATGTGCTGCCGCATCTGCTGCAGTGCTTCGGCGATTCGTCCGTGTACGTGCGCCAGGCAGCGGACGAGTGTGCCAAAACGGTGATGGCCAAACTGTCCGCTCACGGTGTGAAGCTCGTGCTGCCGTCGCTGCTAAACGCCCTCGACGAGGATTCGTGGCGAACGAAAACGGCCTCGGTCGAGCTGCTCGGATCGATGGCGTTCTGTGCCCCGAAGCAGCTGTCCTCCTGCCTGCCAAGCATCGTTCCGAAGCTGATGGAAGTGCTGGGGGATTCGCACATCAAGGTGCAGGAGGCTGGTGCGAACGCGCTTCGCGTAATCGGCAGCGTGATTAAGAATCCCGAAATTCAGGCGATCGTCCCTGTGCTGCTAACGGCGCTGGAAGATCCATCGAGCAAAACGTCCGCCTGTCTGCAGTCGCTGCTCGAGACGAAGTTCGTCCACTTTATCGATGCACCATCGCTGGCCCTTATTATGCCGGTAGTGCAGCGCGCCTTCATGGATCGGTCGACCGAAACGCGCAAGATGGCGGCACAGATTATCGGCAACATGTACTCGCTTACCGATCAGAAGGACCTAACGCCCTACCTGCCGAACATCATCCCGGGACTGAAGACTTCGCTGCTCGATCCCGTGCCGGAGGTGCGTGGTGTTTCGGCCCGTGCCCTCGGTGCGATGGTGCGCGGGATGGGCGAATCCTCGTTCGAAGATCTGCTGCCATGGTTGATGCAAACGCTCACATCGGAATCGAGCAGTGTCGATCGGTCGGGAGCGGCCCAGGGTTTGTCGGAGGTGGTCGGAGGCCTGGGTGTGGAGAAGCTGCACAAGCTGATGCCAGAAATAATCGCCACCGCCGAACGGACGGACATTGCACCGCACGTGAAGGATGGTTACATTATGATGTTCATCTACATGCCGTCTGCGTTCCCGAACGATTTTACCCCATACATTGGGCAGATTATCAACCCCATCCTGAAGGCGCTGGCGGACGAGAATGAGTACGTGCGCGACACCGCACTGAAGGCCGGTCAGCGTATCGTGAATCTGTACGCCGAGTCGGCGattacgctgctgctgccggaacTGGAGAAGGGTCTGTTTGATGATAATTGGCGCATTCGGTACAGCTCGGTGCAGCTGCTGGGTGATTTGCTGTACAAGATTTCCGGCGTTTCGGGCAAGATGACGACGCAGACGGCTTCGGAGGATGACAACTTCGGTACGGAACAGAGCCACAAAGCTATCATTCGCAGCTTGGGCGCCGATCGGCGTAATCGCGTGCTTGCCGGGCTGTATATGGGCCGCAGCGACGTTTCGCTGATGGTCCGCCAGGCAGCGCTGCACGTGTGGAAGGTTGTGGTCACGAACACTCCGAGGACGCTGCGTGAAATCTTGCCAACGCTGTTTTCACTGCTGCTGGGCTGTCTGGCCAGCACCAGCTACGACAAGCGCCAGGTGGCTGCCCGTACGCTCGGAGATTTGGTGCGCAAGCTGGGCGAGCGCGTCCTGCCGGAAATCATTCCAATCCTCGAGCGGGGGCTCAGCTCGGACCAAGCGGACCAGCGACAGGGTGTATGCATTGGGCTGTCGGAGATAATGGCGTCCACCTCCCGGGACATGGTGCTCACGTTCGTAAACAGTCTTGTGCCGACCGTACGCAAGGCGCTGGCCGATCCCCTGCCCGAGGTGCGTCACGCTGCGGCCAAAACGTTCGACTCGCTTCACACAACGGTGGGCGCAAGGGCGCTCGAGGACATTCTACCCTCCATGCTGGAGAGCCTTGCCGATCCCGATCCGGACGTAGCCGAGTGGACGCTGGATGGGTTGCGGCAGGTGATGGCCATCAAGTCACGCGTCGTGCTACCGTATCTCATCCCTCAGCTGACGGCAAAACCGGTCAACACGAAAGCCCTCTCGATTTTGGCGTCCGTAGCGGGCGAGGCGCTCACCAAGTATCTGCCCAAGATACTGCCCGCCCTGTTGGCCGCGCTGGCTGCCGCTCAAGGCACTCCGGAAGAGGTGCAGGAGCTGGAGTACTGCCAGGCGGTGATTCTGTCCGTCGGCGACGAGGTAGGCATCCGCACCATCATGGACACGGTGATGGATTCGACCAAGTCAGAAATTCCCGAAACGCGCCGTGCGGCCGCAACTCTTCTGTGCGCTTTCTGTACACACTCACCGGGCGATTACTCGCAGTACGTGCCGCAGTTGCTGCGTGGTCTGCTGTGGCTGCTTGCGGATGGTGATCGCGAAGTTCTGCAGCGATCGTGGGACGCGTTGAACGCTGTCACAAAGACGCTTGATTCGGCACAACAGATCGCGCACGTAACCGACGTCAGACAGGCGGTTAAGTTTGCCAGCAGCGATCTACCGAAGGGTGGCGAACTGCCTGGCTTCTGCCTACCGAAAGGCATCACACCACTGCTGCCCGTTTTCCGCGAGGCTATTCTGAACGGACTGCccgaggagaaggaaaatgcAGCGCAGGGTTTGGGTGAGGTGATCAAGCTAACCTCGCCGGCCTCCCTGCAACCGTCGGTGGTGCACATCACCGGTCCGCTGATTCGTATCCTTGGCGATCGGTTCAATGCGGGCGTAAAGGCGGCCGTGCTGGAAACGCTGGCCATTCTCCTGCACAAGGTGGGCATCATGCTGAAACAGTTCCTGCCCCAGCTGCAGACCACCTTCCTGAAGGCGCTGCACGATCCCAGCCGCACGGTGCGCATCAAGGCGGGTCACGCACTGGCGGAACTGATCGTCATCCACACCAGACCCGATCCGCTGTTCGTGGAGATGCACAACGGCATCAAGAACGCGGACGATTCGGCCGTTCGCGAGACGATGCTGCAAGCGTTGCGTGGCATCGTGACGCCGGCCGGGGACAAGATGACGGAACCGTTGCGGAAACAGATCTACACCACGCTGGCCGGTATGCTCTCACACCCGGAAGATGTTAGCCGTGCAGCAGCGGCCGGTTGCTTTGGTGCGCTATGCCGCTGGCTAACTGCGGAGCAGGTGGACGATGCCCTCGCGAGCCATATGCTGAACGAAGACTATGGAGAGGATGCCACGCTACGGCACGGGCGTACGGCGGCATTGTTCGTCGCGCTCAAGGAACATCCCTCCGGCATTGTAACGGCCAAATATGAGccgaaaatttgcaaaatcaTCACGGGAGCGCTCGTGTCGGATAAGATACCGGTTGCGATGAACGGCGTGCGTGCCGGCGGCTATCTGCTGCAGTACGGCATGACGGACGGTGCGGCCAAACTGTCCACCACCGTCATCGCACCGTTCGTCAAATCGATGAATCACAGCAGCAACGAGGTAAAGCAGCTGCTCGCCAAAACCTGCACCTATCTGGCGCGTGTCGTGCCGGCGGAACGGATCGCGCCCGAGTATCTGAAGCTCGCCATTCCGATGCTGGTCAACGGAACGAAGGAAAAGAACGGCTACGTGCGGTCCAACTCGGAGATTGCGCTCGTGCATGTGCTGCGGTTGCGGGACGGTGAAGAGTTCCACCAGCGTTGCATCACGCTGCTCGAACCGGGCGCCCGGGAATCGCTCAGCGAGGTCGTCAGCAAGGTGCTGCGTAAGGTGGCGCTGCAGGCGGTCGGCAAGGAAGAGGAGCTGGACGACACGATTCTCACGTGA